The genomic segment AAGAAAATCTTTTCTGGGCCTTTGCCTACAATACTCTAGGAATACCGGTCGCAATGGGACTCTTGCATGTATTTGGCGGTCCGCTGCTTAATCCTATGTTAGCTGGTCTTGCCATGAGCTTTAGCTCGGTTTCTGTCGTCACCAATGCGCTACGTTTGCGGCGCTTTAAAATAAAATCATAAAAGGAGAATTCATCATGAAACAAATCATCACTTTAGAAAATATATCTTGTCAAAATTGCGTAAAACACGTCACTGAGCACTTTCTGAAAATGGAAGGTGTATCGGATGTTCAAATTGATTTAGATACAAAGGTTGCTACTGTAACCACGGATCACATTTACAGCGCAGAAGACTACCAAGCAGCACTTACTAAAACAATTTATAAAGTTGTTGATGTTGCATAATTAAAAACGGATAGGCAAATATACTGACGCCTGTCCGTTTTTAGTTTTCTTTCTTTAATCCCTCTTCAAAACTTTCGGAAAAGGCTTCAATACTTAGTTTTTCAAGTGTAAAAGGATGTGTGAACGTTAAGCGATGAGCATGGAGCATGAGACGCTCTGTATTTTGCGAATTGTACAGTGGATCACCAATGATAGGATATCCGTGGTGAGCTAGATGTACCCGAATTTGATGAGTTCGTCCAGTTTTAAGCTGGCACTTGATGAGGGTATTGTTTCCAATCTCTTTGAGCTTGGTGACCTGTGTTTCAGCGTATTGACCGTTCTTGTGATCCACCAGACGTTTTCTGCGATCATGACGATTGCGTCCGATTTTATCCGTATAGATTTGATGTTTTTTTGGGAAAGTTCCTTGTACCAAAGCCCAATATTCGCGAGAAATTTCTTTGTTTTCTAGCAATCGATTTAAGATTGGCAGGATAAATGGATTTTTAGCAAAAAGGACAGCCCCACTAGTTTCCTTGTCCAAGCGATGAACGACATAGCACGTACTTCCAACATAAGCAGAGACATGATTTAAAAGCGCCAGCTCTGTCGGTTCATTGGCATGTGTTTTCATACCTTCAGGTTTATTGACAATGATGATGTGTTCATCTTGATATAATTCTTCCACAAGATCAGCTTTTCCTACTAGAATGAACTTTTTCGGATAATCTTCTTCGTCAAAAATCAATGTAATTTTATCATGTGGGTGGATAATGCTCTGCCAGTTAATCGGTTTTTGATTGACGAAGACATGTTTTTTGATACGCAAAAAATGGCGAATCTTCCGTGGAATCAGAAACTGTTCTTCCAGCAGTTCTTTGACTGTCATCTCTGGCAGACCTTGTGGAATCGTAATTGTAAAATGCATGATTTTATTGTAACAAAATAGTAGATGATTGCAAATAGTCAGCTAACTCTTGAACAATTTCTTAAAGTTTTCTAAACTACAAGCCTAATGAGAGGTCCTTTCTTGTCTGGATATGGAGAAGGTGATAGAATAGGGATATGAAAAAATTGAGTGAATTATTTGAAATAGTAGTGAATCATTTTAAAAAGGACAGTCCTGAGTGCAACCATCAAGAGGTGACAGAGGTAGAAGAAAGCGAATCACATTTGAGCCGTTCTGGGAAAAGCCGAAAAAAGCCAATTTCTCAGCATCCATTTCGTCAATTTTGGCGTCGCTATCACCTGACGAAGATTGTTTTGATTCTGGGACTTGGTTTTGGTTTGGTGACAGGGGGCTATCTCTTTTATGTTGCCAAATCCACTAATGTGAATGATTTACAGAATGCGTTGAAAGCAACGACATCAATTTATGATAAGGACGGAAAAAAAGCGGGCAGCTTGTCAGGGCAAAAGGGAACTTACGTAGAATTGTCCAAAATTAGTCCGAACTTACAACATGCCGTCATTGCGACAGAAGACCGTTCCTTTTATAAAAATAGTGGTATTAACTACGGTCGTTTTATTCTAGCAATTTTAACGGCTGGGCGTTCTGGTGGTGGTTCTACCATTACACAACAATTAGCTAAAAATGCTTACTTATCTCAGGATCAGACCATTGAGCGGAAGGCAAAAGAGTTTTTCCTAGCTTTAGAATTAACTAAAAAATATAGTAAAAAGCAGATTCTCACTATGTACCTCAATAATTCTTATTTTGGAAATGGTGTTTGGGGTGTAGAAGATGCCTCTAAAAAGTACTTCGGCGTATCTGCCAGTCAGTTGACCCTCGACCAATCTGCTACTTTAGCAGGAATGCTCAAAGGACCGGAACTATATAATCCGCTTGCTTCTATCAAAAACGCAACGAATCGACGCAATACCGTTTTACAAAATATGGTAGCAGCAGGTTATATCAATCAAAATACTGCAAACCAAGCAGCAGCAAATGGTTTAGGTAGTCAATTGGTAGATGCTTATACAGGAAAATCGGCAGATTATCGTTATCCGTCTTACTTTGATGCGGTTATCAATGAAGCAGTGCGAGATTATGGCTTAACAGAAGCTGATATTGTCAATAACGGCTATCGCATTTACACAGAGCTCAATCAAAATTACCAAGCTAGCATGCAAGTCATTTATGACCGTAAAGATTTATTTCCACAAGCAGCAGATGGTACGAGGGCCCAATCTGGCAGCGTAGCACTAGACCCTAAAACGGGAGGAGTTCGTGCGCTTGTTGGGCAAATCAATAGTACCAGTGCCAATTTTAGAAGTTTCAACTATGCCACACAATCTTCAAGAAGTCCGGGCTCTACCATTAAGCCCTTGGTTGTGTACAGCCCCGCAGTTGATGCAGGTTGGTCTATCAATAAAGAATTGGATAATAGTACAACAACGTATGGAAATTATACCGTGAATAACTATGCTGGGATTCAATCCAGTCCGACTGTACCAATGTATCAGGCTTTAGCACAATCCTTAAATATTCCCGCAGTTGCGGCTGCCAATGAATTGGGGCTGAAAAAGGTTTTTGAATATGGTAAAAAATTTGGCCTGAATATGGATAAAGTGAGTCAGACCCTTGGGGTAGCTCTTGGTAGTGGCGTAACAACTAATCCACTGCAAATGGCACAAGCCTATTCTACTTTTGCAAATAATGGGGTTATGAATGATGCGCATTTGATTACCAAAATTGAAAATGCTAGTGGGCAAGTCGTTAAAACTCATAAATCTACCTCGACTCGAGTACTCAACCGCTCAACAACAGAAAAAATGACGAGTATGATGCTGGGAACATTTACCAATGGTACTGGTGTGTATGCAGCACCTTATGGCTATACTATGGCTGGAAAGACGGGAACGACAGAAACTAACTTTAATCCAGATTTATCAGGAGACCAATGGGTTATTGGTTACACGCCAGATGTGGTGATTAGTCAGTGGCTGGGTTTCCCAAAGACAGATGAAAATCATTATCTTACAGGCACCAGTGCCAATGAAGCTTCAGCTATTTTCCGAAGTGTGGCAAATAGTATCCTACCGTATACAAAGGGTACGAAGTTCGGTGATGAAAATGCCTATGCAAAAAATGGTATTGCACCGGTTGATACGAGTGGTACAAATAACACTACGAATCAAAGTGACAATCGTTCAGATGTCTTGAAAGATGTGCAGGATAAAGCTAAGAACTTGGTTGACCAAGCTAAAAAAGCAATTGATGATGCTAAAATTCCTGAAAAAGCGAAAAATCTTTGGGATACAGTCAAGAGTTGGTTCCAATAGACTTGTCAAAAACGGGCTTTCCTGATATAATAAATAGAATGGAGGCGTTATGGCACTAAAAAGAGCAAGTCTGGCGTGCACGGTTTGTGGATCGAGAAACTATTCAATTAAATTGAGTAGTACGCCAAAACCAAAACGTCTGGAAGTAAATAAGTATTGTAAACATTGCAGTAAATATACAATTCATAAAGAAACTAGATAGGAGAAAGTTGTGAAATTCATCAGAGATACATTTCAAGTGTTAAAAGATACAACTTGGCCAACTAGAAAGCAAAGCTGGATAGATTTTATCTCAGTCATGGAATACACCGCTTTCTTTGTTGTTATTATTTATCTTTTCGATCTCTTTGTTACAAGAGGTTTAGTACGATTGTTAAATATCTTTTAATTTTTAACCTGCTTGCTATTTGTCAAGTAGGTTTTTATTGTAAAAAATAGCAGTTAAAAGGTTGCATTGGCTATTTTTGTGGTATAATAGGGCTAGAAAGAAACCGAAGCCCACAGGCTTTTTTATTTAGGAAAGGAAGAACTCATGGACAGTTTTGATAAAGGCTGGTTTGTTCTGCAAACCTACTCGGGTTATGAAAATAAAGTAAAAGAAAATCTTTTGCAACGTGCGCAAACCTACAATATGTTGGAAAACATTTTGCGCGTGGAAATCCCAACACAAACG from the Streptococcus constellatus subsp. constellatus genome contains:
- a CDS encoding heavy-metal-associated domain-containing protein, with translation MKQIITLENISCQNCVKHVTEHFLKMEGVSDVQIDLDTKVATVTTDHIYSAEDYQAALTKTIYKVVDVA
- a CDS encoding RluA family pseudouridine synthase — protein: MHFTITIPQGLPEMTVKELLEEQFLIPRKIRHFLRIKKHVFVNQKPINWQSIIHPHDKITLIFDEEDYPKKFILVGKADLVEELYQDEHIIIVNKPEGMKTHANEPTELALLNHVSAYVGSTCYVVHRLDKETSGAVLFAKNPFILPILNRLLENKEISREYWALVQGTFPKKHQIYTDKIGRNRHDRRKRLVDHKNGQYAETQVTKLKEIGNNTLIKCQLKTGRTHQIRVHLAHHGYPIIGDPLYNSQNTERLMLHAHRLTFTHPFTLEKLSIEAFSESFEEGLKKEN
- the pbp2a gene encoding penicillin-binding protein PBP2A, which produces MKKLSELFEIVVNHFKKDSPECNHQEVTEVEESESHLSRSGKSRKKPISQHPFRQFWRRYHLTKIVLILGLGFGLVTGGYLFYVAKSTNVNDLQNALKATTSIYDKDGKKAGSLSGQKGTYVELSKISPNLQHAVIATEDRSFYKNSGINYGRFILAILTAGRSGGGSTITQQLAKNAYLSQDQTIERKAKEFFLALELTKKYSKKQILTMYLNNSYFGNGVWGVEDASKKYFGVSASQLTLDQSATLAGMLKGPELYNPLASIKNATNRRNTVLQNMVAAGYINQNTANQAAANGLGSQLVDAYTGKSADYRYPSYFDAVINEAVRDYGLTEADIVNNGYRIYTELNQNYQASMQVIYDRKDLFPQAADGTRAQSGSVALDPKTGGVRALVGQINSTSANFRSFNYATQSSRSPGSTIKPLVVYSPAVDAGWSINKELDNSTTTYGNYTVNNYAGIQSSPTVPMYQALAQSLNIPAVAAANELGLKKVFEYGKKFGLNMDKVSQTLGVALGSGVTTNPLQMAQAYSTFANNGVMNDAHLITKIENASGQVVKTHKSTSTRVLNRSTTEKMTSMMLGTFTNGTGVYAAPYGYTMAGKTGTTETNFNPDLSGDQWVIGYTPDVVISQWLGFPKTDENHYLTGTSANEASAIFRSVANSILPYTKGTKFGDENAYAKNGIAPVDTSGTNNTTNQSDNRSDVLKDVQDKAKNLVDQAKKAIDDAKIPEKAKNLWDTVKSWFQ
- the rpmG gene encoding 50S ribosomal protein L33, which produces MALKRASLACTVCGSRNYSIKLSSTPKPKRLEVNKYCKHCSKYTIHKETR
- the secE gene encoding preprotein translocase subunit SecE codes for the protein MKFIRDTFQVLKDTTWPTRKQSWIDFISVMEYTAFFVVIIYLFDLFVTRGLVRLLNIF